From Methanorbis rubei, one genomic window encodes:
- a CDS encoding site-specific DNA-methyltransferase: MNEPGVIHLCDCITGMNRLPAGSVDVIVTSPPYNIGKPYTTYDDTVPRNGYLLWMEDVARASARVLSDAGSFYLNVGGSLKDPWIPMDVAMQFRNNGFVLQNMIHWIKSIALPKADMGRFYTSGIPENGVAVGHYKPINSLRFHNDCHEFIFHFTKTGEVPIDRLATGVPYQDKSNVKRWVKKKQDLRDRGNTWFIPYETIREERPHPAVFPVRLPEMCILDHGTDRCGLVMDPFMGIGSTAVAAVRLGIPFIGFEIDEGYKKIAEERIAAELSIRSL; the protein is encoded by the coding sequence ATGAATGAACCAGGGGTAATTCATCTGTGCGACTGCATCACCGGCATGAACAGGCTCCCTGCCGGTTCGGTTGACGTTATCGTCACTTCACCCCCCTACAATATCGGCAAACCCTACACAACCTACGACGACACCGTTCCCCGCAACGGGTATCTTCTCTGGATGGAGGATGTTGCCAGGGCGTCTGCAAGGGTTCTCTCTGATGCCGGATCCTTTTACCTCAATGTCGGCGGGAGTCTCAAAGACCCCTGGATTCCGATGGATGTTGCGATGCAGTTTCGGAACAATGGTTTTGTTCTCCAGAACATGATCCACTGGATCAAATCGATCGCTCTTCCGAAGGCAGACATGGGAAGGTTTTACACCTCAGGCATTCCTGAAAACGGCGTTGCGGTCGGCCACTACAAACCGATCAACAGTCTCCGGTTTCACAACGACTGCCATGAGTTTATCTTCCATTTCACGAAAACCGGCGAGGTTCCAATCGACCGGCTGGCAACCGGCGTCCCTTATCAGGACAAAAGCAATGTGAAGCGGTGGGTGAAGAAGAAACAGGATCTCCGCGATCGCGGAAATACCTGGTTCATTCCCTATGAAACCATCCGCGAGGAACGTCCCCACCCGGCGGTGTTTCCCGTCCGGTTACCGGAGATGTGTATTCTGGATCACGGTACCGACCGGTGCGGTCTGGTGATGGATCCGTTCATGGGAATCGGCAGCACTGCTGTTGCCGCGGTGCGGCTTGGCATTCCCTTCATCGGGTTTGAGATCGATGAGGGCTACAAAAAAATTGCCGAGGAACGGATCGCCGCGGAACTTTCGATACGCTCTCTCTAA
- a CDS encoding FKBP-type peptidyl-prolyl cis-trans isomerase, whose amino-acid sequence MTGVLPDSTLLLHFISRRPDGEVFEDTSSSDPVQITLGKKQINPAFEEALLGRAEGEIVTVVLPPEKAYGRYHRKLVVTVKRKKISLDHEPIPGEIIKVEVMNKPCLVTVVSVTGTSVTVDANHPLAGETITYEITIVKILEP is encoded by the coding sequence ATGACCGGTGTTCTTCCCGACAGTACGTTGCTGCTTCACTTCATCAGCAGGCGTCCGGACGGTGAAGTATTTGAGGATACCAGCTCAAGTGATCCCGTGCAAATCACTCTCGGCAAAAAACAGATCAATCCTGCTTTTGAGGAGGCCTTGCTTGGCAGAGCCGAGGGCGAGATCGTCACCGTCGTCCTGCCGCCGGAGAAAGCCTACGGGAGATATCACCGGAAACTTGTCGTCACCGTGAAGCGAAAAAAGATCAGCCTTGATCATGAACCAATCCCGGGCGAGATCATCAAGGTCGAGGTCATGAACAAGCCATGCCTTGTGACGGTTGTCAGCGTGACCGGCACAAGCGTCACGGTTGATGCCAACCACCCGCTTGCCGGCGAGACGATCACCTATGAGATAACCATCGTAAAAATTCTTGAACCATGA
- a CDS encoding DUF475 domain-containing protein: MEIAYAILVIVGLVAFETVASIDNAIINADILATMKAWARRWFLTWGIIIAVFGIRGVLPWLIIWFSTPSLGPIGALTATFSDDATAAAAIEQSAPFLLLAGGIFMIFLFLHWLMAEEKNCIVPGERAMSRQGPWFYAVAAIILFILCYSAAQINALLAVAAVGGSAIFFIMQGFRLFADKKSAELESGTSNKSDISKLMLLEVIDATFSIDGVIGAFAFTMSVPLILIGNGIGAVIVRELTVRNIDNIRKYAYLKNGAMYSIFTLGLIMCSEGFGIDIPIWIAPILTIGIVSFFFWLSLRRIKKGDFGVCVVPREQ; the protein is encoded by the coding sequence ATGGAGATTGCATATGCCATACTGGTTATTGTCGGTCTTGTTGCCTTTGAGACGGTGGCAAGTATCGATAATGCAATCATCAATGCAGATATTCTGGCCACGATGAAGGCCTGGGCCAGGCGTTGGTTCCTGACCTGGGGTATCATCATCGCGGTTTTTGGTATCCGCGGTGTTCTGCCATGGCTTATCATCTGGTTTTCGACGCCCTCGCTTGGCCCGATCGGTGCACTGACCGCGACGTTTTCAGATGATGCGACCGCTGCTGCTGCGATTGAGCAGAGTGCTCCATTCCTGCTTTTGGCCGGAGGAATTTTTATGATATTTTTGTTCCTCCACTGGCTGATGGCGGAGGAGAAAAACTGTATTGTTCCGGGAGAGCGTGCAATGTCCCGCCAGGGACCATGGTTTTATGCGGTTGCTGCGATCATTTTATTCATTCTCTGCTACAGTGCAGCGCAGATCAATGCTCTTCTGGCGGTTGCTGCGGTGGGCGGGTCTGCGATCTTTTTCATTATGCAGGGGTTCCGGCTGTTTGCCGATAAAAAGTCGGCCGAGCTTGAGAGCGGGACCTCGAATAAATCCGATATCAGTAAGTTGATGCTTCTTGAAGTGATTGATGCGACGTTTTCGATCGACGGTGTTATCGGTGCTTTCGCGTTTACGATGTCGGTTCCGTTGATTTTGATCGGTAATGGTATCGGCGCTGTTATCGTGCGTGAGCTTACGGTCCGCAACATCGACAACATCCGCAAATACGCGTATCTGAAAAACGGTGCGATGTACTCGATCTTTACGCTTGGTCTTATCATGTGCAGTGAAGGATTCGGTATTGATATCCCGATCTGGATTGCTCCGATTCTGACGATCGGTATTGTGTCATTCTTCTTCTGGCTGTCTCTTCGGAGAATCAAGAAGGGCGACTTCGGCGTTTGTGTTGTTCCGAGAGAACAGTAG
- a CDS encoding PEGA domain-containing protein, whose product MKLPLICLTLCLILLAVPAVMADETVSKLTVDSIPGGADLRISDQFVGYTPTTVEVPGGSTVSVMIQRHGGSYDIWRGSVYVPKGEHVTYTAKLYKTEDKIRTTGYLVVTSNAEGAEVYLDNGYIGVITDGRLAKDEIRLGLHQVLVQKPGYTTYTNLVEVLPKNIATTTVEADLTPLATAATPIPTTETAPPAPTRTPAPLIGLAAFGLAAVALGLRR is encoded by the coding sequence ATGAAGCTACCTCTTATCTGTCTGACACTTTGCCTGATTCTGCTTGCCGTACCAGCCGTAATGGCTGACGAAACAGTCAGCAAACTTACCGTTGACTCGATTCCCGGAGGGGCCGACCTCAGAATATCAGACCAATTCGTCGGCTATACGCCGACGACAGTCGAAGTCCCCGGAGGATCAACCGTCTCGGTCATGATCCAGCGGCATGGGGGATCCTATGACATCTGGCGGGGATCGGTCTATGTGCCCAAAGGCGAACACGTCACCTACACCGCAAAACTCTACAAAACCGAGGACAAAATCCGCACCACCGGCTACTTAGTCGTCACCTCCAACGCCGAAGGCGCTGAGGTGTATCTTGACAACGGATATATCGGCGTGATCACCGACGGAAGGCTCGCCAAAGATGAAATCCGGCTCGGACTGCATCAGGTGCTGGTGCAAAAACCAGGCTACACCACCTACACCAATCTTGTCGAAGTGCTGCCGAAAAATATTGCCACCACAACCGTTGAAGCAGACTTAACACCGCTTGCAACAGCCGCAACGCCGATTCCGACAACAGAGACTGCACCTCCCGCACCAACCAGAACACCTGCCCCCCTCATCGGTCTGGCAGCCTTCGGGCTTGCAGCAGTGGCCCTGGGACTGAGACGATGA
- a CDS encoding PEGA domain-containing protein, whose protein sequence is MRKQIFVMVICLCILTAVGTAAVAAMESNEGRLTINSEPNGADVWVSGNFAGYAPVSVIVPGDAMINLRVEIPGNTYDVWRGSAYVPAGQDVSMTVPVSKKTEHSKEFGIVVVSSGVEDAEVYMDNSYYGTISGGSLSMDNTKLGLHYVQVKKNGYEDYATMVDVKPKNLATANVVADLKLTSSAVVTSATTGSTVPVAPTKAPVCVLLPALALLGAAAAVVRR, encoded by the coding sequence ATGAGAAAACAGATATTTGTGATGGTAATCTGTCTCTGCATCCTGACTGCCGTTGGGACGGCAGCGGTTGCAGCAATGGAAAGCAATGAAGGAAGACTCACCATCAACTCAGAACCAAACGGAGCTGATGTCTGGGTGTCAGGCAACTTCGCGGGATACGCTCCGGTATCAGTGATCGTCCCGGGTGACGCGATGATCAATCTCCGCGTCGAGATTCCGGGGAACACGTATGATGTGTGGAGAGGCTCGGCATATGTTCCGGCAGGACAGGACGTCAGCATGACGGTTCCGGTCAGCAAGAAGACGGAACACTCCAAAGAGTTTGGTATTGTGGTGGTCAGCTCAGGTGTTGAGGATGCCGAGGTCTACATGGACAACAGCTATTACGGAACGATCTCCGGCGGATCCTTGTCCATGGACAACACGAAACTTGGTCTGCATTATGTGCAGGTGAAGAAGAACGGGTACGAGGATTATGCGACGATGGTTGATGTGAAACCGAAAAATCTCGCAACTGCAAACGTTGTTGCCGACCTCAAACTAACAAGCTCCGCAGTGGTCACGAGCGCAACGACCGGCTCAACGGTTCCTGTTGCCCCGACTAAAGCACCGGTCTGTGTGCTTTTGCCGGCACTCGCACTGCTTGGTGCAGCAGCAGCAGTCGTGCGCAGATGA
- a CDS encoding DUF2115 family protein, with protein sequence MNLLSFSDSESRFFIEKTVRDLIVAKGTAEAAREIGSALGSYTIFDLQYIGGGIQREVGKLPNPYRRCYQPFSSDLLNQYHAFMTKYRIGGFADTRIKDPELWHIYWDITPAQCFVKHRSPHDPFPQLEHPMTKLFYRLVYGYVMLIEGGYGHPVGMPFPGGAVIRREGNHVLCPIRDKEKDFPTALCNFCPAEQDSEYR encoded by the coding sequence ATGAATCTGCTGTCCTTCTCGGACAGCGAGTCCAGATTTTTTATTGAGAAGACGGTCCGGGACCTTATCGTGGCAAAGGGGACTGCAGAGGCAGCAAGAGAGATAGGCTCGGCCCTTGGTAGCTACACGATTTTTGATCTGCAGTACATCGGCGGCGGCATTCAGCGAGAGGTGGGAAAACTCCCGAACCCGTACCGGAGGTGCTACCAGCCGTTCAGTTCTGATCTGCTGAATCAGTATCATGCGTTCATGACAAAGTACCGGATCGGCGGTTTTGCGGATACCCGGATCAAAGATCCGGAGCTTTGGCACATTTACTGGGATATAACACCGGCTCAGTGTTTTGTCAAACACCGGTCGCCCCATGATCCGTTTCCGCAGCTTGAGCATCCGATGACGAAACTGTTTTACCGGTTGGTTTACGGGTATGTGATGCTGATTGAAGGGGGATACGGCCATCCGGTAGGAATGCCGTTTCCGGGAGGGGCGGTTATCAGACGCGAGGGCAATCATGTGCTCTGTCCGATCCGCGATAAGGAGAAGGATTTTCCAACAGCGTTGTGTAATTTCTGTCCTGCTGAGCAGGACTCTGAGTACCGGTGA
- a CDS encoding heavy metal translocating P-type ATPase: MATRYLRFLVGGMHCSACSAHLESTLKLLPGVSEVTVNLSDGTASVNIDTNITTPKKIDEAVLGAGFTVTPVPISFIVAPPNTELLEKGSAAVRALPGVLEVSTEDDIITIRYHPLLADSSQFVPVLKKVGFSSVTVNSGFDDLFYIPESEKDELSGIRNRTILGFAGSIVLMALMFFGHSLFGDNMFAMDFTMLVIATPILIVCAYPIFKQGITQLRGGMLGMEVMYMLGIATSYIAGLGAVAGVLPSPDFLLFETAVMLTAFLGLGRYLETRARGKTSDAIMALLHLRPPVATVIRGGIEQEVRVGELVAGDTVIVKTGGQIPSDGIVLENPVTVNESAITGESVPVIKMPGTGVIGGTVVSQGVLTMEVEKIGTDTVLAGIIRMVREAQETKPSVQRVADTAVRYFIPFVLLVAVIAFVYWYFFAAETLLVALSSFIAVIVVACPCALGLATPTAVTVGIGRAASLGILIRNGEVLERSGKLKAVAVDKTGTLTLGTPAVSGIAVAEGVSEDDLLTTASALGRRSLHPLDGAIVSAADARSLADLPAARVETIPGRGMTARVNRQEILMGSAEFMSEKSVSMNESVVTAAETFRSTGASVVFVAVAGILAGAIGVSDTLRPDAKSAVAEFERMGLPVTMLTGDNARAAEVMAAAAGISHVEAGLMPDDKRSFIQKMQEKGNAVVFVGDGINDTPAMTQADVGIAVGSGTDAAVASGGIVLLRNDLIGAVAAVQLAKKVFGRIRMNLFWAFAYNAVLIPLAAGVLYPFTQVMFRPEYAAAAMVLSSVTVVSLSLLLRRYTPPALSFGE; encoded by the coding sequence ATGGCAACCCGATACCTCCGTTTTTTGGTTGGCGGCATGCACTGCAGCGCATGCTCCGCCCACCTTGAATCCACCCTGAAGCTTCTTCCCGGTGTGTCTGAGGTAACGGTAAATCTCTCTGACGGAACAGCAAGCGTCAATATTGATACGAATATCACCACGCCGAAAAAGATCGATGAAGCAGTTCTCGGCGCAGGATTTACCGTAACACCGGTTCCGATATCTTTTATCGTTGCACCTCCGAATACAGAACTGCTGGAGAAAGGCTCCGCCGCTGTCCGTGCACTCCCGGGAGTTCTGGAGGTCTCAACTGAGGACGACATCATCACCATCAGATACCATCCGCTGCTTGCCGACTCCTCCCAGTTCGTGCCGGTTCTGAAGAAAGTCGGCTTCTCCTCGGTGACGGTGAACAGCGGATTTGACGATCTGTTCTATATCCCTGAATCGGAAAAGGATGAGCTGTCGGGAATTCGCAACAGAACAATCCTCGGATTCGCCGGCTCAATCGTTCTGATGGCACTCATGTTCTTCGGACACTCACTGTTCGGCGACAACATGTTTGCAATGGATTTCACCATGCTCGTCATCGCAACCCCGATTCTGATCGTTTGTGCATATCCGATCTTCAAACAGGGGATTACGCAACTCCGCGGCGGCATGCTCGGCATGGAGGTCATGTACATGCTGGGCATTGCGACATCCTACATCGCAGGCCTTGGAGCGGTTGCGGGAGTTTTACCGTCGCCGGACTTTCTGTTGTTCGAGACCGCAGTCATGCTTACCGCGTTCCTTGGTCTTGGCAGATATCTTGAGACACGGGCCCGGGGGAAGACGTCGGACGCCATCATGGCGCTTTTACACCTGCGTCCGCCGGTTGCAACCGTGATTCGCGGCGGGATTGAACAGGAGGTCAGGGTCGGTGAGTTGGTTGCAGGCGACACGGTTATTGTGAAGACCGGCGGTCAGATTCCGTCCGACGGCATTGTTCTTGAAAATCCGGTTACAGTCAACGAATCGGCGATCACCGGCGAGTCGGTGCCGGTGATCAAGATGCCCGGAACCGGTGTCATCGGCGGCACGGTCGTTTCGCAGGGTGTACTGACCATGGAAGTGGAGAAGATCGGCACCGACACGGTTCTTGCCGGCATCATCAGAATGGTCCGTGAGGCGCAGGAGACCAAACCTTCGGTGCAGCGTGTGGCTGATACGGCGGTCCGGTACTTTATTCCGTTCGTTCTTCTGGTTGCGGTCATCGCATTTGTCTACTGGTACTTCTTCGCCGCAGAGACTCTGCTTGTCGCCCTTTCCAGTTTTATTGCGGTTATTGTGGTGGCATGTCCGTGTGCTCTCGGGCTTGCGACGCCGACCGCGGTCACGGTCGGCATCGGGCGTGCGGCAAGTCTTGGTATTCTGATCAGAAACGGCGAGGTGCTGGAACGTTCCGGCAAGCTGAAGGCGGTGGCTGTGGACAAGACCGGCACGCTGACGCTTGGAACGCCGGCGGTCTCGGGCATTGCGGTTGCCGAAGGAGTCTCTGAGGACGACCTTTTGACGACCGCGTCTGCTCTTGGCCGCAGGTCGCTGCATCCTCTTGACGGGGCGATTGTTTCTGCCGCAGATGCCCGTAGTCTTGCTGATCTTCCGGCGGCCCGGGTCGAGACCATTCCGGGACGGGGAATGACGGCACGGGTGAACCGTCAGGAGATTCTGATGGGCTCGGCTGAGTTCATGAGTGAGAAGAGCGTCTCCATGAATGAGAGCGTGGTTACCGCTGCCGAGACATTCCGCTCGACCGGTGCTTCGGTTGTTTTTGTTGCGGTCGCTGGAATTCTCGCTGGTGCGATCGGTGTGTCTGACACGCTCCGGCCTGATGCGAAGTCGGCGGTCGCGGAGTTTGAACGGATGGGTCTTCCGGTGACGATGCTTACGGGCGACAATGCCCGTGCGGCAGAGGTTATGGCAGCTGCTGCCGGTATTTCTCATGTTGAAGCAGGTCTTATGCCTGATGATAAGCGTTCGTTCATTCAGAAGATGCAGGAGAAAGGAAACGCGGTGGTGTTTGTGGGCGACGGCATCAATGATACTCCTGCGATGACGCAGGCAGATGTCGGTATTGCGGTCGGCAGCGGGACGGATGCTGCGGTTGCGTCCGGCGGCATTGTGCTGCTGAGAAATGATCTGATCGGTGCGGTTGCCGCGGTGCAGCTTGCGAAGAAAGTGTTCGGCAGGATCCGGATGAATCTGTTCTGGGCATTTGCCTACAATGCGGTTTTAATCCCGCTCGCAGCAGGTGTTTTGTATCCTTTTACGCAGGTGATGTTCCGGCCCGAGTATGCGGCTGCGGCAATGGTGCTGAGTTCGGTGACGGTGGTGAGCCTGTCGCTTCTCCTGCGGAGATACACGCCGCCGGCGTTGTCTTTTGGTGAGTGA
- a CDS encoding tetratricopeptide repeat protein, giving the protein MRVSEGNLTQQYYTDYLTILAEEILSHPATDDVRLGVHENIVFRNLFLHRMSVDGGFHARVLAAILQQPDDSRVLLDLLHAAENITDDVLPVEEWLKSEYASAVEHAEPSRKLALTALIRSYISGTNQAAEIIASFGDAHPQSWWQFKTRAITTSEVRNSDMYFGVGRRPFWHEFPLDRYAAVRAGVPSLPPQDIYDCVVCIAGAWFSSLTREEMITWLNMPQPSLTEWDALCSPLLDCETPDAALSTANWLYASGNNEPALDLYANITLAFPATPAETAAFELIGTILRRSGDFDNAFEAYKNAFMASRGGSSYQTAIGLKNLCEVGEDLGEDMSEYYARIAGIAAMLPVTDKLRLYLELAASSRRRHAYEDEYHHLELIISEENGDSELVDTAMSRLSEMNSHLTADGRPDAASLKTFDDSVESAVAATRGSAAYFGFDPSCALDWYSRSSAPEIMQLQFKAAMAAGVDAAAYAETFAEKAVLLAAADAPSALIVRELNAAVTHAWQNNADIAPVLEMILPYLDAVKRSVVLTDVTNRSTRDDERATVCSAASRALLTAGFADEARSMLRTALRANPGRETRSRLFAELGWLEYESGLYSDAVDACESALKINDQFPAVWGCMARALTCMEKYDDALLAAKRAVVQNPANESYQYLRSALQIVSSAPVDPVIDRLFVLPEPGYLEAAAAEYMIKKTSSCPPEVWNVATLEEVASLRV; this is encoded by the coding sequence ATGCGAGTCAGCGAGGGAAATCTGACCCAACAGTATTACACGGATTATCTGACGATTCTTGCCGAAGAGATACTATCTCATCCAGCTACCGACGACGTTCGTCTCGGAGTCCACGAAAATATTGTGTTTCGAAATCTGTTTTTACACCGGATGAGTGTTGACGGCGGATTCCATGCAAGAGTGCTTGCTGCTATTCTTCAGCAGCCTGATGACAGCCGTGTCCTGCTGGATCTTCTCCATGCCGCAGAAAATATCACCGACGATGTTTTACCGGTGGAAGAGTGGCTGAAATCAGAGTATGCATCCGCAGTCGAACATGCAGAACCCTCCCGAAAACTTGCCCTGACTGCCTTGATCAGATCTTACATCTCAGGAACAAATCAGGCAGCAGAGATCATTGCGTCATTCGGTGACGCCCACCCGCAGAGCTGGTGGCAGTTCAAAACCCGTGCCATCACCACGTCTGAAGTCCGCAACTCAGATATGTACTTCGGTGTCGGCCGCCGCCCGTTCTGGCATGAGTTCCCTCTCGACCGGTACGCGGCTGTTCGTGCCGGTGTTCCTTCCCTTCCTCCGCAGGACATCTATGACTGTGTCGTCTGCATTGCCGGAGCATGGTTCTCGTCCCTGACCCGCGAAGAGATGATCACCTGGCTCAATATGCCCCAGCCTTCTCTTACCGAGTGGGACGCTCTCTGCTCTCCCCTGCTGGACTGCGAGACGCCGGATGCGGCTCTCTCCACCGCGAACTGGCTGTATGCCTCGGGAAACAACGAACCTGCTCTTGATCTCTACGCAAATATCACCCTTGCATTCCCTGCAACTCCTGCCGAGACCGCAGCGTTTGAACTGATCGGCACCATCCTTCGCCGCTCCGGAGACTTCGACAACGCGTTTGAAGCATACAAAAATGCCTTCATGGCCTCCCGCGGCGGCTCCTCATACCAGACCGCGATCGGTCTGAAAAATCTCTGCGAAGTTGGCGAGGATTTAGGCGAAGACATGAGCGAGTACTATGCCCGCATTGCAGGCATCGCCGCAATGCTTCCGGTCACCGACAAACTGCGGCTGTATCTGGAACTTGCCGCATCCAGCCGCAGACGCCATGCCTATGAGGATGAGTATCATCACCTTGAACTCATCATCAGTGAAGAGAATGGTGATTCGGAGCTCGTTGACACTGCAATGTCGCGCCTGTCAGAGATGAACTCGCACCTGACCGCAGACGGTCGCCCTGACGCAGCCTCTCTCAAAACATTCGATGATTCGGTTGAGTCTGCGGTTGCCGCAACCCGCGGCAGTGCAGCCTACTTCGGTTTTGATCCATCCTGTGCCCTTGACTGGTACAGCCGTTCTTCCGCGCCCGAAATTATGCAGCTTCAGTTCAAAGCAGCAATGGCCGCAGGCGTTGACGCGGCAGCGTATGCAGAGACCTTTGCAGAAAAAGCAGTTCTCCTTGCAGCTGCCGACGCACCGTCAGCTTTGATCGTCCGCGAACTGAACGCTGCGGTCACTCACGCCTGGCAGAACAATGCTGATATTGCCCCTGTCCTTGAGATGATCCTCCCCTACCTCGACGCTGTAAAACGGTCTGTTGTTCTGACCGACGTCACCAACAGATCCACCCGCGATGACGAGCGTGCCACCGTTTGCTCTGCTGCGTCGCGTGCACTGCTTACCGCAGGGTTTGCAGACGAAGCACGTTCCATGCTCAGGACGGCTCTTCGTGCAAATCCGGGTCGCGAAACACGGTCCCGCCTCTTTGCCGAGCTTGGATGGCTCGAGTATGAGTCAGGTCTCTACTCTGACGCGGTCGATGCCTGCGAGTCTGCACTGAAGATCAATGATCAGTTCCCTGCCGTATGGGGATGCATGGCCCGTGCCCTTACCTGCATGGAAAAGTATGATGATGCCCTTCTGGCCGCAAAACGTGCGGTCGTGCAGAACCCTGCAAACGAATCCTACCAGTACCTGCGCTCCGCTTTGCAGATCGTCTCTTCAGCGCCGGTAGACCCGGTAATCGACCGGCTGTTTGTCCTGCCGGAACCCGGATACCTTGAGGCTGCGGCTGCTGAGTACATGATCAAAAAAACATCTTCATGCCCGCCTGAGGTGTGGAATGTTGCAACACTTGAGGAGGTTGCTTCCTTACGGGTTTAG
- the mtrH gene encoding tetrahydromethanopterin S-methyltransferase subunit H: MFKFEKEQQVFDFNGTKIGGQPGEYPRVLGASIFYNKHECVLDDHTGKIDKAKAEALWNRCQELTDETGNHFFLQIIAEHGEAFESYFQWFDSIDNKTAFLMDSSAPAALAHATKYVTEVGLADRAIYNSINGSIAPENIQALAESDVDSAIVLAFNPGDGSVAGREKVLSEGGVAGQSKGMIQIAEECGIKRPILDTAATPLGLGSAGSFREILACKAIHGLPTGGAYHNMTVSWTWLKRWRKNIHEQYKGKDVLAEQMFHHHYGGIEGIRQIAWSSPDIGCNIMAMTLGADLIMFGPIENMEGIATAAAFSDIVLSEALKELGGEVADHNGPLFKLV, from the coding sequence ATGTTCAAGTTCGAAAAGGAACAGCAGGTCTTTGACTTTAACGGAACTAAAATTGGTGGACAGCCCGGAGAGTACCCGCGTGTTCTCGGCGCTTCCATCTTCTACAACAAACACGAGTGTGTTCTTGATGACCACACTGGTAAGATCGACAAGGCGAAAGCAGAAGCACTCTGGAACCGCTGTCAGGAACTGACGGACGAGACTGGAAACCACTTCTTCCTTCAGATCATTGCCGAGCACGGAGAGGCTTTCGAGTCTTACTTCCAGTGGTTCGACAGCATCGACAACAAGACGGCATTCCTGATGGACTCTTCTGCACCGGCAGCACTTGCCCATGCAACGAAGTACGTTACGGAAGTCGGCCTTGCAGACCGTGCAATCTACAACTCCATCAATGGATCCATTGCACCGGAGAACATTCAGGCACTTGCAGAGTCCGACGTTGACTCCGCAATTGTTCTTGCGTTCAACCCGGGAGATGGTTCTGTTGCCGGTCGTGAGAAGGTTCTCTCCGAGGGTGGCGTTGCAGGTCAGTCCAAGGGTATGATTCAGATTGCAGAAGAGTGCGGTATTAAACGCCCGATTCTCGACACTGCAGCAACTCCGCTCGGTCTCGGCTCTGCCGGTTCCTTCCGTGAGATTCTTGCATGCAAGGCAATCCACGGTCTGCCGACCGGTGGTGCATACCACAACATGACGGTGTCCTGGACCTGGCTGAAACGCTGGAGAAAGAACATTCACGAGCAGTACAAGGGTAAGGATGTCCTTGCAGAGCAGATGTTCCACCACCACTATGGTGGTATCGAGGGTATCCGCCAGATTGCATGGTCTTCCCCTGACATTGGCTGTAACATTATGGCAATGACCCTTGGTGCAGACCTTATCATGTTCGGCCCGATTGAGAACATGGAAGGTATCGCAACCGCGGCAGCCTTCTCTGACATCGTTCTGTCCGAGGCCTTAAAGGAACTCGGCGGCGAAGTCGCAGACCACAACGGCCCGCTGTTCAAGCTGGTTTAA
- the mtrA gene encoding tetrahydromethanopterin S-methyltransferase subunit A: protein MADKKSPASGWPIVQGDYHTGDANSPVAVITMGSHLDETAICAAGAALAGSCKTENLGIEKIVANIISNPNIRFVLLCGTEVKGHLSGQSIDAMHKNGVEGGKIVGSGGAIPFLENLTAEHIKRFQEQVEIVNIMESEDVGQISAKINELKTRDPGAFGADPIVIQISDDAGGSGAGSTVASANPQFLEIEKRLDAIEKKVEFTDAEIAMRVGRKIGRDIGILYGLVAGCIAFMVIMMFLPRIM, encoded by the coding sequence ATGGCAGATAAGAAATCACCAGCAAGCGGATGGCCAATTGTCCAGGGTGACTACCACACCGGTGACGCAAACAGCCCAGTGGCTGTTATCACCATGGGTTCCCACCTCGACGAGACGGCAATCTGTGCTGCAGGAGCTGCCCTCGCAGGATCCTGTAAGACCGAAAACCTCGGTATTGAAAAGATTGTCGCCAACATCATCTCAAACCCGAACATTCGTTTCGTTCTCCTCTGCGGTACTGAAGTGAAAGGTCACCTCAGTGGTCAGAGTATCGATGCGATGCACAAAAACGGTGTTGAGGGCGGTAAGATTGTCGGTTCCGGCGGAGCAATTCCGTTCCTTGAGAACCTGACGGCAGAACACATTAAGCGGTTCCAGGAGCAGGTTGAGATCGTTAACATTATGGAGAGCGAAGACGTTGGTCAGATCTCTGCAAAGATTAACGAGCTCAAAACAAGGGATCCCGGAGCATTCGGTGCTGACCCGATCGTCATTCAGATCTCTGATGATGCAGGGGGAAGCGGTGCAGGCTCTACGGTTGCCAGTGCAAACCCGCAGTTCCTTGAGATTGAAAAGCGTCTTGACGCGATCGAGAAGAAGGTCGAGTTCACTGATGCTGAAATCGCAATGCGTGTCGGAAGAAAAATCGGCCGTGACATCGGTATCCTCTACGGTCTCGTAGCAGGATGTATCGCCTTTATGGTGATTATGATGTTCCTCCCGAGGATAATGTAA